In Biomphalaria glabrata chromosome 11, xgBioGlab47.1, whole genome shotgun sequence, the following proteins share a genomic window:
- the LOC106054781 gene encoding endoglucanase A-like: MCLRKITLVILALVVSPCVSLKNYSSALGGSILFYDAQRSGPLPANNPIKWRGDSALSDCVVGGWYNGADFLKFGLPMASSAEFLLWSLYKWKDAYVGAGQLTQMYDMVKWPLDYFLKAWNPTKQELVYQVGEENIEYAYWGRPEDMTHPRPCKVASAAHPGSDVAGATAAALALGALVFEDQGDSAYSKQLLASATSLYKFAVAHRGPYQTGIYTSDKDTDELCLAAVWLYRATHLVEYLNAAKNFVSHDSSWGLTLESKDLSCQQLLFEETQDSTYRRSITDYFNNWLPGGTVQYTPCGLAWRMKWGPLGTAAKSAFLALLAADSGIEQDRYRKWAVEQINYILGDNPHNGGCFSYEVGYSSKYPLQPDHRAASCPDRPAPCGHEQSSSTEPNPQILTGAIVGGPDEYDQYVDSRPDWVHNEVQVDYNAGFQAALAGIVHLQNVNLFPATNNKCPCNQ; encoded by the exons ATGTGCTTAAGGAAGATAACTCTTGTGATTCTGGCCCTCGTTGTCTCCCCTTGTGTTTCTTTGAAAAACTACAGCTCAGCCCTTGGAGgttccatattattttatgaTGCACAAAG ATCAGGTCCACTACCAGCCAACAACCCCATCAAGTGGAGAGGAGATTCGGCCCTGTCAGACTGCGTGGTAGGAGGATGGTACAATGGGGCGGACTTTCTGAAGTTTGGTCTGCCCATGGCATCGTCTGCAGAGTTCCTCCTCTGGTCACTATACAA ATGGAAGGACGCTTACGTTGGTGCTGGACAGTTGACCCAAATGTACGACATGGTCAAATGGCCGCTGGACTACTTCCTGAAGGCTTGGaatccaacaaaacaagaaCTTGTCTACCAGGTGGGCGAAGAGAATATAGAATACGCTTACTGGGGACGTCCTGAAGACATGACTCATCCGAGACCTTGTAAAGTAGCCAGTGCTGCCCATCCG GGTAGCGATGTAGCTGGAGCCACGGCAGCAGCACTTGCTCTGGGGGCATTAGTGTTTGAAGATCAGGGTGACTCGGCTTACAGCAAACAGCTTCTGGCATCAGCCACAAGCTTGTACAAGTTCGCTGTCGCTCATAG AGGACCCTATCAGACTGGTATTTACACATCAGACAAAGACACGGATGAGTTGTGTCTAGCAGCTGTCTGGCTGTACAGAGCGACACACCTAGTGGAGTATCTGAATGCAGCAAAGAACTTCGTGTCCCATGATTCGAGTTGGGGTTTAACTTTGGAATCGAAAGATC TGTCGTGTCAGCAGCTTTTGTTTGAGGAGACTCAAGACTCAACTTACAGGAGATCCATCACCGATTACTTCAACAATTGGCTTCCCGGAGGGACGGTACAATACACTCCCTGCGGTCTTGCCTGGCGCATGAAGTGGGGACCTTTGGG aaCTGCAGCTAAGTCTGCCTTCTTGGCTCTGTTAGCCGCTGACTCAGGGATAGAGCAAGACAGATACCGAAAGTGGGCGGTGGAACAAATTAACTATATACTTGGAGACAATCCACACAACGGCGGGTGCTTCAGCTATGAGGTCGGATACAGTTCCAAATACCCCTTACAGCCTGACCACAGGGCAGCATCTTGCCCTGATAGGCCAGCACCTTGTGGACATGAACAGTCCTCCTCCACTGAACCGAATCCCCAGATTCTTACAGGCGCCATCGTTGGGGGTCCAGATGAATACGACCAATACGTGGACTCCAGGCCAGACTGGGTCCACAACGAGGTTCAGGTGGATTACAACGCAGGATTCCAGGCGGCACTGGCCGGCATAGTGCATCTACAGAACGTGAATCTGTTTCCAGCAACTAACAACAAATGTCCCTGCAACCAATAA
- the LOC106054793 gene encoding endoglucanase A-like produces MWWAGCLVCLTLFWPVECVKNYSSALGKSILFYNAQRSGQLPGNNPISWRSHSALDDCVLGGWYDGSDHLKFGLPMAAATHLLLWSVYKYKDAYISAGQLTQMYDMVKWPLDYFTRAWNSSKQEFIYQVADEDIDRAYWGRPEDMTMYRPCKAANASHPGSDVAGATVAALAAGYLVFHDKGDVAYSNQLLSKAKTLYKFATDYRGAYQTNSYPSVSYLDELCVAAVWLYRATGTAQYLTDANSFASNDFDWALTSDNQELSCQQLLYEETKSFSHRQAITNYFKAWFPGGSMQYTPCGLVWAMKWGPLGLAANSAFLALLAADAGIEVDSYRKWAVEQINYILGDNHHNGGCYSFEVGYGDRYPLQPHHRGASCPNKPAPCGQNEAGSAEPNPQVLTGAIVGGPDEYDQYVDSRPDWIYNRVEIDYNSGFQGALAAIIHLQSLHLFPTTNNKCPCLSE; encoded by the exons ATGTGGTGGGCCGGCTGCTTGGTTTGTCTCACGTTGTTCTGGCCAGTGGAGTGTGTCAAGAACTACAGCTCAGCTTTGGGCAAGTCAATCTTATTTTATAACGCCCAGAG GTCAGGACAACTTCCAGGTAACAACCCGATCTCATGGCGAAGTCATTCAGCGCTGGACGACTGTGTGCTCGGAGGGTGGTATGACGGGTCTGACCACCTCAAGTTCGGACTGCCCATGGCAGCGGCCACGCATCTTCTGTTGTGGTCAGTGTACAA ATACAAGGATGCTTACATAAGTGCTGGTCAGCTAACTCAGATGTATGATATGGTCAAATGGCCGCTGGACTACTTCACCAGAGCCTGGAACTCTAGCAAGCAGGAGTTCATCTATCAGGTCGCCGATGAAGACATTGACAGAGCTTACTGGGGCCGCCCTGAAGACATGACCATGTACAGACCTTGCAAGGCAGCCAATGCCTCCCATCCA GGCAGCGATGTGGCAGGTGCTACTGTTGCTGCTCTGGCTGCGGGCTACTTAGTGTTCCACGACAAAGGAGATGTCGCCTACAGCAACCAATTATTGAGCAAAGCCAAGACATTGTACAAATTTGCTACTGATTACAG AGGCGCGTACCAGACCAACTCTTACCCATCAGTTAGTTATCTGGACGAACTCTGTGTTGCTGCGGTCTGGCTTTACAGAGCCACTGGAACTGCCCAGTACTTGACGGACGCAAACTCTTTTGCGAGCAACGATTTTGACTGGGCGCTGACCTCTGACAACCAAGAAC TATCCTGTCAGCAGTTACTGTATGAAGAGACTAAAAGCTTCTCTCACAGACAAGCCATCACGAACTACTTCAAGGCCTGGTTTCCTGGAGGCTCGATGCAGTACACGCCGTGTGGTCTGGTCTGGGCCATGAAGTGGGGACCCTTGGG gctTGCTGCCAACTCTGCTTTTCTGGCTCTACTTGCAGCCGACGCTGGTATAGAAGTTGACAGCTACAGGAAGTGGGCGGTGGAACAGATCAACTACATCCTAGGAGACAACCACCACAACGGCGGCTGCTACAGTTTTGAGGTGGGCTACGGCGACAGGTACCCTCTACAGCCGCACCACAGGGGCGCTTCCTGTCCGAACAAACCCGCCCCTTGTGGTCAAAACGAGGCCGGCAGCGCTGAACCTAACCCGCAGGTTTTAACGGGGGCCATTGTTGGGGGCCCAGACGAATATGACCAGTACGTGGATAGCAGACCAGACTGGATCTACAACAGGGTGGAGATAGACTACAACTCTGGCTTTCAAGGCGCCCTGGCTGCCATCATACATCTCCAATCACTTCATCTATTCCCAACTACGAATAATAAATGCCCTTGTCTAAGTGAATAG